The Brassica napus cultivar Da-Ae chromosome C7, Da-Ae, whole genome shotgun sequence genome has a segment encoding these proteins:
- the LOC106350258 gene encoding uncharacterized protein LOC106350258, whose protein sequence is MNNLPTGDNLRKKKGFIGNTSCITCGEEETLKHLLFRYNKALEVWKLCPWSITFNPATCSSFRESLQSSFAKVNLPPTRTSSNLFPWICWSLCTSRNQILFDNRQASPAEILTKSINLLKEWEAAQGLSPTLSASTAKQNPIQINSTAVILCNTDAAWNKDSKSAGLAWIFTDQTGKELNRGCLYQDHVSSPLMAESLAVRADIEHATSLNFDYIWLRSDCKGLIQSINARQRSVELFGVLADIESLIRSSFSSFQASFVPKSFNGPADSYDKASLCTKLSLLGLVSH, encoded by the coding sequence ATGAACAACCTACCAACAGGTGACAATCTAcgcaaaaaaaaaggatttattGGCAATACCTCTTGCATCACCTGTGGAGAAGAGGAAACGCTGAAGCATCTTCTCTTCCGTTATAATAAGGCGCTTGAAGTCTGGAAGCTCTGCCCCTGGTCAATCACCTTCAACCCAGCAACATGTTCTTCCTTCAGAGAGTCTCTTCAATCATCTTTTGCTAAAGTGAACCTCCCACCAACGAGAACTTCCTCCAACCTGTTCCCTTGGATCTGCTGGAGCTTATGTACTAGCCGCAATCAGATACTCTTCGACAATAGACAAGCCTCACCAGCAGAGATCCTCACCAAATCTATCAACTTATTGAAGGAATGGGAAGCAGCACAAGGGCTATCACCAACTCTCTCCGCTAGCACCGCGAAGCAGAACCCAATCCAAATCAATTCTACAGCGGTGATTCTCTGTAACACGGATGCGGCATGGAACAAAGACTCTAAATCTGCGGGGCTAGCTTGGATCTTCACAGATCAAACGGGTAAAGAACTCAATCGAGGATGCCTCTACCAGGATCATGTCTCCTCCCCGCTTATGGCGGAATCCCTAGCGGTTAGAGCAGACATCGAACATGCTACTTCACTCAACTTCGATTACATCTGGCTACGATCAGATTGCAAAGGGCTCATTCAGTCCATCAACGCGAGACAACGATCTGTAGAGCTCTTTGGGGTTCTAGCTGACATTGAATCGCTTATCCgatcttctttttcttcgttTCAAGCTTCTTTCGTTCCTAAATCTTTTAATGGGCCTGCAGACTCTTATGATAAGGCTTCTCTATGTACCAAACTATCTCTATTGGGCCTAGTTTCACACTAA